In Gossypium arboreum isolate Shixiya-1 chromosome 5, ASM2569848v2, whole genome shotgun sequence, a single genomic region encodes these proteins:
- the LOC108451441 gene encoding glycine-rich cell wall structural protein 2-like, with protein sequence MASKECLKSKHETWPKKLHPKNPTIAAAAPTVINSDSPTGLEPFPSQPAIPSHIAAENEEKTPRPLSCSRSRMEKKEMGAPPELVLKKLGGSSRVIGATFFVLLLVDLAFVARSFSGGGGGGSGGGGGGGGDGASSSGFGLGYGSGSGSGYGLGASGLGEGGGGGGGEGEGGGGGRGEGSGYGSGSRSGYGSGYGSGSGSGYGSGGGIGSGGEGRGGSGGGDGRGGGSGKGSGSRYGSGSGSGYGSGVGGGNGGGRGGGSGGGGGGGSVGGSGYGSGSGYESGSGYGSGSGSGSSEEGGGGGGSRGGGGRGSGSGQGSGYESGSGYGSGYGNGGG encoded by the exons ATGGCCTCAAAGGAATGCTTGAAATCCAAACATG AAACATGGCCGAAGAAACTCCACCCCAAGAATCCCACTATTGCAGCAGCGGCACCGACGGTGATCAACTCTGACTCACCTACTGGTTTAGAGCCTTTCCCTTCTCAGCCAGCCATACCATCTCATATAGCAGCTGAAAATGAAGAGAAGACACCGCGGCCTCTGAGTTGCAGCCGGAGTCGGATGGAGAAAAAAGAGATGGGAGCACCACCAGAACTAGTGCTCAAGAAGCTAGGAG GAAGTTCTAGGGTTATTGGTGCTACATTCTTTGTTTTGCTCCTTGTGGATTTAGCTTTCGTTGCTAGGTCATTTAGTGGTGGTGGAGGAGGAGGAAGTGGTGGAGGTGGAGGTGGCGGAGGGGATGGTGCCTCAAGTTCTGGATTTGGTTTAGGGTATGGTTCCGGGAGTGGCTCCGGATATGGTTTGGGAGCTAGTGGTCTTGGAGAAGGTGGAGGTGGAGGTGGGGGAGAGGGTGAAGGAGGCGGTGGTGGTAGGGGTGAAGGATCAGGGTATGGGTCAGGATCTAGATCGGGGTATGGGTCTGGGTATGGGTCAGGATCCGGATCGGGGTATGGGTCTGGTGGTGGCATAGGAAGTGGTGGAGAAGGTAGAGGTGGTAGCGGAGGTGGTGACGGCAGAGGTGGTGGCAGTGGAAAAGGGTCTGGATCCAGATATGGAAGTGGGTCTGGATCCGGATACGgaagtggagttggtggtggcaacGGTGGAGGAAGAGGTGGTGGCAGTGGCGGTGGTGGAGGTGGTGGCAGTGTAGGAGGGTCGGGATATGGGTCCGGATCCGGATACGAAAGTGGGTCTGGATATGGAAGTGGAAGTGGAAGTGGTAGCAGTGAAGAAGGAGGCGGAGGTGGTGGCAGTAGAGGTGGAGGAGGTAGAGGCAGTGGTTCGGGCCAAGGATCAGGCTATGAAAGTGGTTCAGGTTATGGGTCCGGGTATGGTAACGGTGGAGGGTGA
- the LOC108450194 gene encoding transcription factor IIIA isoform X1, which yields MEEEKKVGGAIFKDIRRYYCEFCGICRSKKSLINSHILTHHTDEVNKRGKEEEGASSSNTCEECGASFKKPAYLKQHLQSHSLERPFVCSVEDCHASYRRKDHLNRHLLQHQGKLFKCLIENCNREFAFQGNMKRHIKEFHDEESSDLDAGSQKQYVCQEVGCGKVFEFASKLKKHEDSHVKLDSVEAFCSEPGCMKYFTDEQCLKAHVQSSHAYINCQICGAKQLKKNIKRHLRSHEPGGVESERIKCDFEGCLHTFSTKSNLRQHIKAVHEELKPFACSFFGCGMRFSYKHVRDNHEKSGCHVYTPGNFLETDEQFCSKPRGGRKRTCPTVEMLVRKRVTPPQMDAMMDLGPSPACS from the exons atggaagaagaaaaaaaagtaggAGGAGCCATCTTCAAAGACATAAGGCGTTATTACTGCGAATTTTGTGGAATCTGCAGATCTAAGAAGTCTCTCATCAACTCCCACATTCTCACTCATCATACG GACGAAGTAAACAAAAGGGGAAAGGAAGAAGAGGGAGCTTCATCTTCAAATACATGTGAAGAGTGCGGTGCTTCTTTTAAGAAGCCTGCTTATTTGAAGCAACACTTGCAAAGCCACTCGCTTGAG AGGCCATTTGTTTGTTCGGTTGAAGATTGTCATGCTAGCTACAGGAGGAAAGACCACTTGAATCGCCACCTTCTTCAGCACCAAGGAAAACTCTTTAAGTGTCTGATTGAGAATTGCAATAGAGAATTTGCATTTCAAGGCAATATGAAAAGGCATATAAAAGAGTTTCATGATGAAGAGTCATCTGACTTGGATGCTGGAAGTCAGAAGCAATATGTCTGCCAAGAAGTAGGATGTGGAAAGGTGTTCGAATTTGCGTCAAAGCTTAAAAAGCATGAGGATTCTCATG TTAAGCTGGATTCAGTGGAAGCCTTCTGTTCTGAACCAGGTTGCATGAAGTATTTTACTGACGAGCAATGCCTTAAGGCTCATGTGCAATCGAGCCATGCATATATTAACTGTCAAATATGTGGAGCAAAGCAGCTGAAAAAGAACATCAAGAGGCACCTCCGATCACATGAACCAGGAGGGGTTGAATCAGAGAGAATTAAGTGTGATTTTGAGGGTTGTCTTCATACATTTTCAACT AAATCAAATCTTCGCCAGCATATCAAGGCTGTGCATGAAGAACTCAAGCCTTTTGCATGTAGTTTCTTTGGTTGTGGTATGAGATTTTCATACAAGCATGTTAGAGACAACCATGAGAAATCAGGGTGCCACGTTTATACTCCT GGCAATTTCCTGGAGACTGATGAGCAGTTCTGCTCAAAGCCAAGGGGCGGGCGGAAGAGAACATGCCCCACTGTGGAAATGCTTGTTCGAAAAAGAGTAACTCCACCACAAATGGATGCAATGATGGATCTGGGGCCATCTCCTGCTTGTTCGTAA
- the LOC108450194 gene encoding transcription factor IIIA isoform X2 produces the protein MDQYQVGRPPEKLHQVSLNHAVWYTFERPFVCSVEDCHASYRRKDHLNRHLLQHQGKLFKCLIENCNREFAFQGNMKRHIKEFHDEESSDLDAGSQKQYVCQEVGCGKVFEFASKLKKHEDSHVKLDSVEAFCSEPGCMKYFTDEQCLKAHVQSSHAYINCQICGAKQLKKNIKRHLRSHEPGGVESERIKCDFEGCLHTFSTKSNLRQHIKAVHEELKPFACSFFGCGMRFSYKHVRDNHEKSGCHVYTPGNFLETDEQFCSKPRGGRKRTCPTVEMLVRKRVTPPQMDAMMDLGPSPACS, from the exons ATGGACCAGTATCAGGTTGGGAGACCTCCTGAGAAGCTCCATCAAGTGAGCCTCAATCACGCGGTGTGGTATACTTTTGAG AGGCCATTTGTTTGTTCGGTTGAAGATTGTCATGCTAGCTACAGGAGGAAAGACCACTTGAATCGCCACCTTCTTCAGCACCAAGGAAAACTCTTTAAGTGTCTGATTGAGAATTGCAATAGAGAATTTGCATTTCAAGGCAATATGAAAAGGCATATAAAAGAGTTTCATGATGAAGAGTCATCTGACTTGGATGCTGGAAGTCAGAAGCAATATGTCTGCCAAGAAGTAGGATGTGGAAAGGTGTTCGAATTTGCGTCAAAGCTTAAAAAGCATGAGGATTCTCATG TTAAGCTGGATTCAGTGGAAGCCTTCTGTTCTGAACCAGGTTGCATGAAGTATTTTACTGACGAGCAATGCCTTAAGGCTCATGTGCAATCGAGCCATGCATATATTAACTGTCAAATATGTGGAGCAAAGCAGCTGAAAAAGAACATCAAGAGGCACCTCCGATCACATGAACCAGGAGGGGTTGAATCAGAGAGAATTAAGTGTGATTTTGAGGGTTGTCTTCATACATTTTCAACT AAATCAAATCTTCGCCAGCATATCAAGGCTGTGCATGAAGAACTCAAGCCTTTTGCATGTAGTTTCTTTGGTTGTGGTATGAGATTTTCATACAAGCATGTTAGAGACAACCATGAGAAATCAGGGTGCCACGTTTATACTCCT GGCAATTTCCTGGAGACTGATGAGCAGTTCTGCTCAAAGCCAAGGGGCGGGCGGAAGAGAACATGCCCCACTGTGGAAATGCTTGTTCGAAAAAGAGTAACTCCACCACAAATGGATGCAATGATGGATCTGGGGCCATCTCCTGCTTGTTCGTAA